One segment of Asterias rubens chromosome 2, eAstRub1.3, whole genome shotgun sequence DNA contains the following:
- the LOC117307095 gene encoding sphingomyelin phosphodiesterase 4-like, with the protein MYTLLFSNDVKALIERLVQNVHQAQIIVSNLSCTPVTNDGEGFLSWFSQSTFSDPTSRGQRSQGHLQLLDDIGPVDANKLCRYLEYTKDYLSKVFQMMNKLRKFEIAYRGDPELQPIRSFDCSQAVCTLVKLQHYVW; encoded by the exons ATGTATACACTACTGTTCAGCAATGATGTCAAAGCTCTG ATTGAAAGATTGGTACAGAATGTTCACCAAGCTCAGATCATAGTATCCAACTTAAGTTGCACACCAGTCACCAATGATGGAGAGGGCTTCTTGTCTTGGTTTTCACAAAGTACCTTCAGTGACCCAACAtctagaggtcaaaggtcacagggTCATCTTCAGCTGCTGGATGATATTGGTCCAGTAGACGCCAACAAGTTGTGCAGATACTTGGAATATACAAAGGATTATCTCTCCAAAGTGTTTCAG ATGATGAATAAACTACGAAAGTTTGAGATCGCATACCGAGGTGACCCAGAACTTCAGCCAATCAGAAGCTTTGATTGTTCGCAAGCTGTATGCACTCTCGTCAAACTTCAACACTACG TTTGGTGA